A single genomic interval of Oncorhynchus mykiss isolate Arlee chromosome 13, USDA_OmykA_1.1, whole genome shotgun sequence harbors:
- the LOC110487299 gene encoding LOW QUALITY PROTEIN: CST complex subunit STN1 (The sequence of the model RefSeq protein was modified relative to this genomic sequence to represent the inferred CDS: inserted 1 base in 1 codon) gives MQPEATEPEEDSVWEEPPSMLWGLDPMFNAFNRLYVKDILHMRESCQVSGIYFYNSHPIFKVDVLGTVVYKREREDLFCYGVDDGTGVINSLCWKDEQWREQGDPAILWARSFGSSAREDFNPASELKKLRQAQHSSSHLEIGELLRVRGPVKTSRQQREIMASTYYKVSDPVMAVQISWMMEVPQLYRQCYDKPFHLDSSAQNIQGGSASYLLGRATRILKDFLKEKEVTRFRPYDIQDLLQPLVSRQPQKTSSEQEPEAGPSSGPPTSFKQLRELLQKCLQILQDEGLVFRKVKCQDEVHHVTERDKDLLMAVRDXEKYAEKGCHILHILSSVRQRYSRNVSKAALELVLKALECNSDIISTSDSHYTIL, from the exons ATGCAGCCTGAAGCGACAGAGCCAGAGGAGGATAGTGTCTGGGAGGAACCGCCTTCAATGCTGTGGGGACTGGACCCAATGTTTAACGCTTTCAACAGGCTCTATGTCAAAGACATCCTACATATGAGAGAGTCCTGTCAAGTGTCAG GGATATACTTCTACAACTCTCACCCGATATTCAAAGTCGATGTGCTCGGGACTGTGGTGTACAAGCGAGAGCGAGAAGACTTATTCTGTTACGGAG TTGATGATGGAACTGGTGTTATAAACAGCCTTTGCTGGAAAGATGAACAGTGGAGGGAGCAAGGTGACCCTGCTATAC TATGGGCGAGGTCTTTCGGTAGCAGCGCTCGTGAAGACTTCAACCCAGCCAGCGAGCTGAAGAAACTACGGCAAGCCCAACATAGCAGCTCCCACCTGGAGATAGGAGAACTGCTCAGGGTGCGAGGGCCCGTCAAGACCTCCAGACAACAGCGAGAGATAATGGCCTCTACATACT ATAAAGTGTCAGACCCGGTGATGGCGGTCCAGATATCCTGGATGATGGAGGTTCCTCAGCTCTACAGACAGTGCTATGATAAACCATTCCATCTGGACAGCAGTGCACAGAACATTCAAGG TGGTTCTGCTTCCTACCTGCTTGGCAGAGCCACTCGTATCCTGAAGGACTTCCTGAAAGAGAAAGAAGTCACCAGGTTCAGACCCTATGATATCCAGGACCTTTTACAGCCTCTGGTCTCCAGACAACCTCAGAAGACATCATCAGAACAG GAGCCTGAGGCTGGTCCATCATCGGGTCCACCAACATCTTTCAAACAGCTCAGGGAGCTACTCCAGAAGTGCCTTCAGATCCTGCAGGATGAAGGCTTGGTGTTCCGCAAGGTCAAATGTCAGGATGAGGTCCACCAt GTAACGGAACGGGACAAGGATCTTCTCATGGCTGTCCGAG GAGAGAAAT ATGCGGAAAAGGGTTGCCACATCCTGCACATCCTGTCCAGTGTGAGACAGAGGTACAGTCGCAACGTGAGCAAGGCAGCCTTGGAGCTGGTCCTCAAAGCTCTGGAGTGTAATAGTGACATCATCAGCACCAGCGACAGTCATTACACTATCCTCTGA